In the Pirellulales bacterium genome, GCAACCTGCGGATTAGAAGTCCGCTGCTCTATCCAATTGAGCTACGGGCGCTTGGGCTGAGAATTATAGGTTCAAATCGTTTCGCATTCTGCCCGATTTTGGATACCGTCAATCCGCCGCATGAGCGGCTATCGGATGGTAAAGAAAACGGCATCGGGCCAGTGCAAATGGCCGGATGCCGATTAAACTGCGCGACAAGTGACACGATACGCCCACAGTATCAGACTCCACGTCCGGCAGCAAACCGCATTCTGAATTGCGCTTTCGCCCTTTCGCCCTGTCGCGGCGTAGGGTCGGAAGGATCGCGGCAATACCGGTCGCCGGAACCTAGCCCCCTCTGTTAGTCCCGTGCGGGCAATCGCCAATCGCATGGTCTTCGAGATAAAATCAATCGAAATTTCCAAGAAATCAAGAATCACTCGTACTGAATTCCCTCGGCATGCGCTCGCTCGGCGCAGCCTCAGTTCAGGCAATGGCTAGGAGATGTTCTGGACGCTATGATCGGGCTACCCGACCCGCTGACGCAGGATGAAATCGGCTGGCTACCCAACAACTTTCGCGGGGTGGTGTTTTGTCGAAGCGAGAGCCCGATTCGATCGCCAGACCGGATTGATTTCCGGTGCCTGGGTGGCCGGTTAAGACCGCGATGTCCAGGATTGCGACCACGGCCGCAGCTGGTGGCGCTATAAGTTTTGGTAGAGCCGCTCATGCCATCCACGTTCAGCGCTGCCGTCGTGGGGACAGGTTTCATCGGGCCGGTTCACGTCGAAGGCCTCCGCCGCGCCGGGGTGCATGTCGCGGGAATCTGTGGTTCTTCGCCGGTCAAGTCGTGCGCCGCCGCCAAGCGGCTGGGCTTGCCGCGCGGCTATGCGTCTCTAGGAGAATTGCTCGCCGATGCAACCGTCGATAGCGTGCATCTTACGACGCCGAACCACTTCCACTTCGCGCAGGCGGCTGCCGCGTTGCGGGCCGGCAAGCATGTAATCTGTGAAAAGCCGCTGGCGATGAATTCCCGCGAGTCGGCCGAATTGGTTCGCATTGCGGCGTCGAGCGGTCGAACTGCCGCCGTCGCCTACAATATTCGCTTCTATCCGCTATGCCACGAGGCGGCCAATCGGGTACGCACCGGCTCGCTCGGCGAAATGCTGCACGTCAATGGTTCGTACGTGCAAGACTGGCTGCTGTTCGACACGGATTTCAATTGGCGGGTGTTGGCCAAGGCTGGGGGCGAGCTGCGGGCCGTTGCCGATATCGGCACGCATTGGCTCGACCTAATCCAATTTATCAGCGGCCAGCGAATCGTCGCCGTCTATGCCGATTTGCGGACCGTCCACCGCGTCCGGCAGCGCCCTCGCGGCACCGTTGAGACTTTTTCCAGCAAATGCCGCGAACCAGCCACTTCCGGGCAAGGCGCTGCCGAGCACGGCGCTGCCGAGCAAGGCGCTGCCGGGCAAGGCGCTGCCGGGCAAGGCGCTGCCGGGCAAGGCGCTGCCGAGCACGGCGCTGCCGAGCAAGGCGCGACCGAGCAAGGCGCGACGGAACCGATCGCGATCGACACGGACGATTGCGGTTGCGTGATGCTCCATTTCGAGCATGGGGCAAATGGCTGCCTGTGGGTTTCGCAGACGACAGCGGGAAGGAAAAACTGTCTGCGGTTCGAGATCGCCGGCTCGCGGCAATCGCTCGCTTGGAACAGCGAAAGCCCCGACGAGTTATGGATCGGCCATCGCGATCGGCCGAATGAACTGTTGCTGCGCGATCCAGCGCTGCTCGGCGAATTGGTCCGCGCGATCACCGATTATCCGGGCGGGCACAACGAAGGTTTTCCCGACACGTTCAAGCAGCTTTTTCGCAGCTTTTACGGCTACATCGCGGGGGGAGATTTTTGCGCCGCGCCGCCATTTCCCACATTTGCCGACGGCCATCGCGAAATCTTGCTCTGCGAAGCCGTGTTGACGAGCCATCGCGAACAACGTTGGGTTTCGCTCGAAGAGGGCCTGGCATGAAACTAGGATTCGTAAGCGCAATTCTGCCGGAATTGCCGCTGGATGCCGTCTTGCAGCATGCCGCGAGGATTGGCTACGAATGCGTCGAGCTAATGTGCTGGCCGGTCGGTAAGGTCGATCGGCGCTATGCGGGCGTTACGCATCTTGATGCGGCCAATTTTTCGACCGCGGCGGCCGACAAAGTTGGCGAGCTTTGCCGATCGACGGGCATCGCGATCAGCGGCCTGGGCTATTATCCGAATCCGCTCTCGCCCGATGCCGGCGAGGCCCGAACGGCCGTCGAGCATCTGCGGCTCGTCATTCAGGCGGCCGCGCTGTTGGGCACTCCGCAGGTCAACACGTTCGTAGGCCGCGATTGGTCGAAATCGGTCGATGGCAATTGGCCTCGCTTCCTGGATACCTGGAAGCCCCTGGTTGGGCTGGCGGAGAGCCTTGGCGTGCGGATTGGCATTGAAAACTGTCCCATGCTGTTCACCGACGACGAATGGCCGGGCGGGAAAAATCTGGCCATTAGTCCCGCAATCTGGCGACGGATGTTTGCCGACATTCCAAGCCGTTCGTTCGGCTTGAATTACGATCCCTCGCATCTCGTTTGGCAGCAAATGGACCACCTCCGTTCGCTGGTGGAGTTTCGCGAACGACTGTTTCACGTGCATGCCAAGGATGTGCGTATCGATCGCGATCGGCTCGACGATGTTGGCATCCTTGCGACGCCACTGAAATATCATTGCCCGAAGCTGCCCGGCTTGGGCGAAATCGATTGGGGCCGGTTCTGTTCCGTGCTCGGAGACTGTGGCTACACCGGGCCGGTTTGCGTGGAGGTCGAAGATCGGGCGTTCGAAGCTTCCTTGGCGACCCGCTTGCAGGCGCTTCGCCAAGCTCACGACTTCTTGCGCAATTTCATCGCTCGCGAGCCGGCGATCGAATAAAGTTTAGTGTCCGAGACGTGGGATCGTTCGAGACAACGACATTTATTCATCCGCCAAGAATCTCAACCCACCGTTCTCTTCGCCGCGAAAAAGGACCGCATTCGATGGCTTTCACGTATTCCGACATTGCCAAGATGATCGACCACTCGCTGTTGAATCCGACGCTGAGCGCGGCGGATCTGGAGGCCGGCTGCCGGCTAGCGGTGGTCTACGACGTGGCCAGCGTTTGCATCATGCCGTATGCCTTGAAGCGCTGCGCCGAGATGCTGCGCGGCACGGCGGTCAAGGCCAGTACGACAATCGGCTTCCCGCACGGCGGGCACACCACGGCCATCAAGCGAGCCGAAGCTGAGCGGGCCATCGCCGAGGGGGGCGAAGAACTCGACATGGTGGTCAACATCAGCCAGGTGCTCAGCGGCAATTGGGACTACGTGCGATCCGACATCAAGGCGGTCGTCGACGTGGCTCATGCCGCCGGTCAAAAAGTGAAGGTCATCTTCGAAAACTGCTACCTCAAAGATGAGCACAAGATTCAGCTCTGCCGCATCTGCTCCGAACTGAATGCCGACTGGGTGAAAACGTCGACCGGCTACGGCAGCGGCGGCGCCACGCACGACGATCTGAAACTGATGCGGCAACATGCCGCGCGGCATGTGCAAGTGAAAGCCGCCGGCGGGGTCCGCGATTTGGATGCACTGCTAGCCGTGCGTGACCTAGGCGTGACTCGTTGCGGCAGCACCCGCACCAGAGAAATGCTCGACGAAGTGAATCGGCGTCTCAATCGCCCGGCAATCGCGGCATCCGCAGTCGCCTCGCCCGCCGGCTACTGAGCGAGAATTCAGATTATCGCCGCTCACGGCCCATTGATTCAGGCCTTCAATCGGGCGGCAGATCCCGCGTTTAAGAAAGTCCAATGGCCGATCGCCGGGCCGAGGCTGGCGTTGGGTGTGCGTCGCGCCCAAAGGTCGTAGGGGGCACTTCCCTCCGGCGTCGGCCGCCGATCAGAATCAGCCCGATGGCCCCCATGCCAAACAGAGCGATCGAAGCCGGCTCGGGAACGACCGCAACGCCTTGTGCCGCAAACACGTATTCGTAGTCGCCCGAGTTTAGCACAGCATATTCGCCAAAGCCGTCGTTCTTGCTAGGCCGGCCCGAATTGTTGTTTTCGAATGTATTCGTGTCGTTGAAATTGACGGACCCGGCGGTGGTGTTGGTAGCGCTGCGTGCCAAACCGTACCACTGAGTGTCTGAGTACAGGCCAAACACGTATTCGGTGCCGGCGGTTAGGGCGACCGGTGTGGCGAGTTGGTAGGTCACGTAGTCGTTCGAATTTGCCGGCGTGGGTACCGCCTCTCCGCCCTCTTTGCCAAGTGTGCCATTCAAAGGAGTGACCAGGTCGGTCGACGGATCAACGCTGCCGATCAATAAGTGCAAACCACTGGGAGGGCCCCAGCTATCTCCGCCTAGAACCGTGATGTCTTCCAACAGCGAGTTTTGCGACACGGTGAATAGCTCGCCCGGTGGCCCGCCATTGTCAGTGTAGTCGTTGTTGGGCAGCAGGCTGCCGCTGGAATCGGTCAACTGCGATGCCAGGATGTCGGTGTTCGGGGCAGTGCCGCCTTCGTAGACGATCGTCCCTGCATAGGCCCGCGGAGCGATTGCGAGGACCACCAGCGCGCCGCAAAGAAGCGAAATCGTTTTCATGGGCGAGTCCAGCTTGAATACCGAACAATCGGGTTCGAATCTCGTCGCGCGATCGGGCGGCCAACAATGGATTCGGTTTGGCTGGCGTGAAATGCCCGCCAAGCAACGAAGCGCAATCGCCGCCGCAATGTTTTCACAGCCGGAAAGGCCGTAAGGAGCCGCTCCACCCCCACAATTAATTCTTGCCTTATAGTAATTTCGGCGCCACGCCGATCAATACGTCTTGCGAGGTATTTATTTTTTTCTAATTGGGGGGTATTGGGCGATATTGGCCGTTGCCATCAGTTCGGCGACCTACCATGGCGAATTCGCCCGCCGCTCGATCCGTATTCCGGAATCGGCAACGGATAAGAATGTCGTCTTCCACGTTTTGACCGAAGACCTCAACGTCCGCGGGCTATTGGTCAACGGCCGTTGGATTCAGCGAACCAATCCCTACATGGGCCGAACGGCCGATTTCAACGTCACCCGTATGTGAAGCTTGGAGCGGAGAACCAATTCATTTTGGTCAGCACCCAGCCGGGACGGGTGCGCGAGCTGACTCTGAATTTCTATCCGAAGGGCGAATATTCATAGATCACACCCCATACCATAATTCCCCCTCTTGGCTCCTGGTGGATTCGGCTGAACCAGCACATCATCGCCTCCCCAGCCTCCCAGTCTCATTGCCTCCCAGTCTTCTGCCCCGCAGCGTTGCCGCTTCTTGCTTCGGGCGGTACATTGCAAAGCATTCGCCAAGGTATAGGCCGTTTCGACCGCCCGACGAACTTTTGAACCGCATCGACATGGATTTATCCACCGCGACCGCCGCCGTCGGGCCGATCGTCGCCGAAGCCATCGA is a window encoding:
- a CDS encoding Gfo/Idh/MocA family oxidoreductase, producing MPSTFSAAVVGTGFIGPVHVEGLRRAGVHVAGICGSSPVKSCAAAKRLGLPRGYASLGELLADATVDSVHLTTPNHFHFAQAAAALRAGKHVICEKPLAMNSRESAELVRIAASSGRTAAVAYNIRFYPLCHEAANRVRTGSLGEMLHVNGSYVQDWLLFDTDFNWRVLAKAGGELRAVADIGTHWLDLIQFISGQRIVAVYADLRTVHRVRQRPRGTVETFSSKCREPATSGQGAAEHGAAEQGAAGQGAAGQGAAGQGAAEHGAAEQGATEQGATEPIAIDTDDCGCVMLHFEHGANGCLWVSQTTAGRKNCLRFEIAGSRQSLAWNSESPDELWIGHRDRPNELLLRDPALLGELVRAITDYPGGHNEGFPDTFKQLFRSFYGYIAGGDFCAAPPFPTFADGHREILLCEAVLTSHREQRWVSLEEGLA
- a CDS encoding sugar phosphate isomerase/epimerase; the protein is MKLGFVSAILPELPLDAVLQHAARIGYECVELMCWPVGKVDRRYAGVTHLDAANFSTAAADKVGELCRSTGIAISGLGYYPNPLSPDAGEARTAVEHLRLVIQAAALLGTPQVNTFVGRDWSKSVDGNWPRFLDTWKPLVGLAESLGVRIGIENCPMLFTDDEWPGGKNLAISPAIWRRMFADIPSRSFGLNYDPSHLVWQQMDHLRSLVEFRERLFHVHAKDVRIDRDRLDDVGILATPLKYHCPKLPGLGEIDWGRFCSVLGDCGYTGPVCVEVEDRAFEASLATRLQALRQAHDFLRNFIAREPAIE
- the deoC gene encoding deoxyribose-phosphate aldolase; its protein translation is MAFTYSDIAKMIDHSLLNPTLSAADLEAGCRLAVVYDVASVCIMPYALKRCAEMLRGTAVKASTTIGFPHGGHTTAIKRAEAERAIAEGGEELDMVVNISQVLSGNWDYVRSDIKAVVDVAHAAGQKVKVIFENCYLKDEHKIQLCRICSELNADWVKTSTGYGSGGATHDDLKLMRQHAARHVQVKAAGGVRDLDALLAVRDLGVTRCGSTRTREMLDEVNRRLNRPAIAASAVASPAGY
- a CDS encoding PEP-CTERM sorting domain-containing protein, which codes for MKTISLLCGALVVLAIAPRAYAGTIVYEGGTAPNTDILASQLTDSSGSLLPNNDYTDNGGPPGELFTVSQNSLLEDITVLGGDSWGPPSGLHLLIGSVDPSTDLVTPLNGTLGKEGGEAVPTPANSNDYVTYQLATPVALTAGTEYVFGLYSDTQWYGLARSATNTTAGSVNFNDTNTFENNNSGRPSKNDGFGEYAVLNSGDYEYVFAAQGVAVVPEPASIALFGMGAIGLILIGGRRRREVPPTTFGRDAHPTPASARRSAIGLS